In the genome of Peromyscus eremicus unplaced genomic scaffold, PerEre_H2_v1 PerEre#2#unplaced_483, whole genome shotgun sequence, one region contains:
- the Ngb gene encoding neuroglobin yields MERPESELIRQSWRAVRRSPLEHGTVLFSRLFTLEPSLLPLFQYNGRQFSSPEDCLSSPEFLDHIRKVMLVIETAATHAEDLSSLEEYLAGLGRKHRAVGVRLSSFSTVGESLLYMLERCLGPDFTPATRDAWSQLYGAVVQAMSRGWDEE; encoded by the exons ATGGAGCGCCCAGAGTCGGAGCTGATCCGGCAGAGCTGGCGGGCGGTGAGGCGCAGCCCTCTGGAACATGGCACTGTCCTGTTCTCCAG GCTCTTTACCCTGGAACCCAGCCTGCTGCCTCTCTTCCAGTACAACGGCCGCCAGTTCTCCAGCCCTGAGGATTGTCTCTCCTCCCCAGAATTCCTGGACCACAttaggaag GTGATGCTGGTAATTGAAACAGCGGCGACCCATGCGGAGGACCTTTCTTCACTGGAGGAGTACCTGGCCGGCTTGGGCAGGAAGCACCGGGCTGTGGGAGTGAGGCTCAGCTCCTTCTCG ACAGTGGGGGAGTCCCTGCTCTACATGCTGGAGAGGTGCCTCGGTCCTGACTTCACGCCAGCCACAAGGGACGCCTGGAGCCAACTCTACGGAGCTGTGGTGCAAGCCATGAGCCGAGGCTGGGATGAGGAGTAA